Proteins from a single region of Streptomyces spinoverrucosus:
- a CDS encoding MGMT family protein yields MSEDSLPGDAHSEYAQDLPDYAERVLEVADLIPAGRVMTYGDVAEWLEEGGPRQVGRVMALYGGAVPWWRVVRADGVLLPGHELEALGHYRAEGTPLKEAARTAEGHLPRVDMRRARWDGGELAGAHT; encoded by the coding sequence ATGAGCGAGGACAGCCTTCCCGGGGACGCCCACTCGGAGTACGCCCAGGATCTGCCGGATTACGCCGAGCGGGTCCTGGAGGTCGCCGACCTGATCCCGGCCGGACGGGTCATGACGTACGGGGACGTCGCCGAGTGGCTGGAGGAAGGCGGCCCTCGCCAGGTCGGCCGGGTGATGGCCCTCTACGGAGGTGCCGTCCCGTGGTGGCGTGTCGTGCGCGCGGACGGTGTCCTGCTCCCGGGGCACGAGCTGGAGGCCCTCGGCCACTACCGCGCGGAGGGCACGCCCCTGAAGGAGGCGGCCCGGACGGCCGAGGGTCACCTGCCGCGCGTCGACATGAGACGCGCGCGGTGGGACGGTGGCGAACTCGCGGGGGCTCACACCTGA
- a CDS encoding lysylphosphatidylglycerol synthase transmembrane domain-containing protein: protein MKQQGVHPEDAESTPDASSRPDTADGNEARVKGAEKPTGRGTAEDADGTAGRGTGYDRGGTAGRDTGYDSGGTAGRGTGYDSGNTAGRGPGDESGEPHTDEVEGDEPLLPARVHRPSDLMRLLVGVLAIVVLLAIAAFAHGTTSGLEQDINKGTGQAPDLLIKIAGLASSIAILLVPVAFAIERLIKRDGLRIADGVLAAVLAHGVTLATDLWVARAAPDSIQEALTQPSPGDINALTDPVHGYLAPVIAYMTAVGMSRRPRWRAVLWIVLLLDAFSMLVTGYTTPFSIILTVLIGWTVAYGTLYAVGSPNVRPTGRTLMAGLRTVGFHPVSAAREDTLDTADVGDRGRRYFVALENGPPLDVTVVDREQQAQGFFYRVWRNLTLRGFATRRSLQSLRQALEQEALLAYAAIAAGANAPKLIATSELGPDAVMLVYEHTGGRSLDSVPDEEITDELLRNTWHQVRALQSRRIAHRRLAGDAIVVDRSGTVVLTDLRGGEIAAGDLLLRMDVAQLMTTLALRVGAERAVASAVEVLGPDAVADCLPMLQPIALTRSTRATLRRLARERAEREREAVLQASRQAKPTRPETAGGDAAVVLEKPDKKAVRAQNRAEKRAIDEALEEAREEDPLTQIRHEVLRIRPQAPVEPARLERVRPRTLISFIAGAIGAYFLLTQLTHIEFGPLVANAEWGWVIAAVLFSALSYVAAAMALLGFVPERVPFPRTVAAQVAGSFVKIVAPAAVGGVALNTRFLQRSGVRPGLAVASVGASQLFGLGCHILMLLAFGYLTGTEKTPSLSPSRTVIAGLLTVAVLVLVVTSVPFLRKFVSTRVRSLFAGVVPRMLDVLQRPQKLITGIGGMLLLTACFVMCLDASIRAFGDETTSLSIASVAVVFLAGNALGSAAPTPGGVGAVEATLTVGLIAVGLPSEVAAPAVLLFRLLTLWLPVLPGWLAFNHLTRKGAL from the coding sequence ATGAAGCAGCAGGGTGTGCACCCCGAGGACGCGGAGAGCACCCCTGATGCCTCGTCGCGCCCGGACACCGCCGACGGGAACGAGGCGCGGGTGAAGGGGGCCGAGAAGCCGACCGGGCGGGGCACCGCCGAGGACGCCGACGGCACGGCCGGCCGGGGTACCGGGTACGACCGCGGCGGCACGGCCGGCCGGGATACCGGGTACGACTCCGGCGGCACGGCCGGCCGAGGTACCGGATACGACTCCGGCAACACGGCCGGGCGCGGTCCCGGTGACGAATCCGGTGAGCCGCACACCGACGAGGTCGAGGGCGACGAGCCACTCCTCCCCGCGCGCGTGCACCGCCCCTCCGACCTGATGCGGCTCCTGGTGGGCGTGCTCGCGATCGTCGTGCTGCTGGCCATCGCCGCGTTCGCGCACGGCACCACCTCGGGGCTCGAACAGGACATCAACAAGGGCACCGGACAGGCGCCCGACCTGCTCATCAAGATCGCGGGGCTGGCGTCCAGCATCGCCATCCTGCTGGTGCCGGTCGCGTTCGCGATCGAGCGGCTGATCAAGCGGGACGGGCTGCGCATCGCCGACGGCGTGCTCGCCGCCGTCCTGGCCCACGGGGTGACACTCGCCACCGACCTGTGGGTCGCCCGGGCCGCCCCCGACTCGATCCAGGAGGCGCTCACCCAGCCCTCCCCCGGTGACATCAACGCCCTCACCGACCCGGTCCACGGCTATCTGGCCCCGGTCATCGCGTATATGACGGCCGTCGGCATGTCCCGCAGACCCCGCTGGCGGGCAGTGCTGTGGATCGTGCTGCTCCTCGACGCCTTCTCGATGCTCGTCACCGGCTACACGACACCGTTCTCGATCATCCTGACGGTGCTGATCGGCTGGACCGTGGCCTACGGCACGCTGTACGCGGTCGGCTCACCCAACGTCCGCCCGACGGGCCGGACGCTGATGGCGGGCCTGCGGACCGTCGGCTTCCACCCGGTGAGCGCGGCCCGCGAGGACACCCTGGACACCGCGGACGTCGGCGACCGCGGCCGGCGCTACTTCGTCGCCCTGGAGAACGGCCCGCCGCTGGACGTCACGGTCGTCGACCGGGAACAGCAGGCGCAGGGATTCTTCTACCGGGTGTGGCGCAACCTGACCCTGCGCGGCTTCGCCACCCGGCGCAGCCTGCAGTCGCTGCGGCAGGCGCTGGAGCAGGAGGCGCTGCTGGCGTATGCGGCGATCGCGGCGGGCGCCAACGCGCCCAAGCTGATCGCCACCTCCGAGCTCGGCCCCGACGCCGTGATGCTCGTCTATGAGCACACCGGCGGCCGCTCCCTCGACTCAGTGCCCGACGAGGAGATCACCGACGAGCTGCTGCGCAACACCTGGCACCAGGTGCGGGCGTTGCAGTCGCGACGCATCGCGCATCGCAGGCTGGCAGGCGACGCGATCGTGGTGGATCGTTCCGGCACGGTGGTCCTCACCGACCTGCGCGGCGGCGAGATCGCGGCCGGTGATCTGCTGCTGCGCATGGACGTCGCGCAGCTGATGACGACGCTGGCCCTGCGGGTCGGCGCCGAGCGCGCGGTGGCCTCCGCCGTCGAGGTGCTCGGCCCCGACGCGGTGGCCGACTGTCTGCCGATGCTGCAGCCCATCGCGCTGACCCGCTCCACGCGCGCGACGCTGCGGCGGCTGGCGAGGGAGCGGGCGGAGCGCGAGCGCGAGGCGGTGCTGCAGGCGTCCCGGCAAGCCAAGCCGACCCGTCCGGAGACGGCTGGGGGCGACGCCGCGGTCGTACTGGAAAAGCCCGACAAGAAGGCCGTACGCGCGCAGAACAGGGCCGAGAAACGGGCCATCGACGAAGCGCTGGAGGAGGCGCGCGAGGAGGATCCGCTCACCCAGATCCGGCACGAGGTCTTGCGGATCCGGCCGCAGGCGCCGGTCGAGCCGGCCCGCCTGGAGCGGGTGCGGCCGCGCACGCTGATCAGTTTCATCGCCGGCGCGATCGGCGCGTACTTCCTCCTCACCCAGCTCACGCACATCGAGTTCGGGCCACTGGTGGCCAATGCCGAGTGGGGCTGGGTCATCGCCGCCGTGCTGTTCTCGGCGCTGAGCTACGTGGCCGCCGCGATGGCGCTGCTCGGCTTCGTGCCCGAACGGGTGCCGTTCCCGCGGACCGTGGCGGCGCAGGTCGCCGGGTCGTTCGTGAAGATCGTGGCACCGGCAGCGGTCGGCGGTGTCGCGCTCAACACGCGCTTCCTGCAGCGCTCGGGCGTACGGCCCGGGCTCGCGGTGGCCAGCGTCGGCGCGTCACAGCTGTTCGGGCTCGGCTGCCACATCCTGATGCTGCTGGCGTTCGGCTACCTGACCGGCACCGAGAAGACCCCCTCCCTGTCGCCGTCCCGGACGGTCATCGCGGGTCTGCTGACGGTGGCGGTGCTGGTGCTGGTGGTGACCTCCGTGCCGTTCCTGCGGAAGTTCGTCTCCACGCGCGTGCGGTCGCTTTTCGCGGGTGTCGTGCCGCGCATGCTGGACGTGCTCCAGCGGCCGCAGAAGCTGATCACCGGCATCGGCGGCATGCTGCTGCTCACCGCCTGCTTCGTGATGTGCCTCGACGCCTCGATCCGCGCATTCGGCGACGAGACGACCTCGCTGAGCATCGCCAGCGTGGCCGTGGTCTTCCTCGCGGGCAACGCCCTCGGCTCGGCCGCGCCGACGCCGGGCGGCGTGGGCGCCGTCGAGGCGACCCTGACCGTCGGCCTGATCGCCGTCGGCCTGCCCAGCGAGGTCGCCGCCCCCGCCGTACTGCTGTTCCGTCTCCTGACGCTGTGGCTGCCGGTACTGCCGGGCTGGCTGGCGTTCAACCACCTGACGCGGAAGGGCGCGCTGTAG
- a CDS encoding alpha/beta hydrolase, whose protein sequence is MPNPSRLRAAALTVTAVLLSTVLAGCGDDSKDEDLTAQKLSWTDCPPPSQAQGGGDAPSPLPGGAEWQCASMKAPLDWDDPKGDTIDIALIRARASGEASRRIGSLIFNFGGPGGSGVTTLPAFGADYAKLRTRYDLVSFDPRGVGRSAGVWCENDQQLDAYFQQDATPDDSRERTEYVDNVREFNAACEKNSKTMLPQVRTTDAARDMDLMRQVLGDDKLHYFGISYGTELGGVYAHLFPKNVGRAVFDAVVDPTQNPEQGSLGQAKGFQLALDNYAQHCVSQEEDCPVGDTAQDVKNRIAKLLKDLDRKPIPGIFPRELTQTAATSGIAQALYSQDLWEYLTEGLEQAYDGSGEILMLLSDSLNGRNQNGEYSNLTAANVSINCADDKPRYTSDYVQRKLPEFRAASPVFGDFLAWSMISCTDWAVPGAADHPDVSAPGSAPILVVGNTGDPATPYEGARRMVQALGKGVGVELTYKGQGHGAYDSKNKCVQTAVDGYLLDGKVPAAGTVCS, encoded by the coding sequence ATGCCGAATCCTTCCCGGCTGCGCGCCGCCGCCCTGACCGTCACCGCCGTGCTGCTGTCCACCGTGCTGGCGGGGTGCGGCGATGACTCCAAGGACGAGGACCTGACGGCCCAGAAGCTGAGCTGGACGGACTGCCCGCCGCCCTCCCAGGCACAGGGCGGCGGCGACGCCCCGTCTCCCCTTCCGGGCGGCGCCGAGTGGCAGTGCGCGAGCATGAAGGCACCCCTCGACTGGGACGACCCCAAGGGCGACACGATCGACATCGCGCTGATCCGGGCGAGGGCGAGCGGCGAGGCGAGCAGGCGCATCGGCTCACTGATCTTCAACTTCGGCGGGCCCGGCGGCTCGGGCGTCACCACCCTGCCCGCGTTCGGCGCGGACTACGCCAAGCTGCGCACCCGCTACGACCTGGTGAGCTTCGACCCGCGCGGGGTCGGTCGCAGCGCCGGAGTGTGGTGCGAGAACGACCAGCAGCTCGACGCCTACTTCCAGCAGGACGCCACACCCGACGACTCCCGCGAGCGCACGGAGTACGTCGACAACGTCAGGGAGTTCAACGCGGCCTGCGAGAAGAACTCCAAGACGATGCTGCCGCAAGTGCGCACCACCGACGCGGCCCGCGACATGGACCTGATGCGCCAGGTGCTCGGCGACGACAAGCTGCACTACTTCGGGATCTCCTACGGCACCGAACTGGGCGGCGTCTACGCGCACCTGTTCCCGAAGAACGTGGGCCGGGCGGTGTTCGACGCGGTCGTCGACCCCACGCAGAACCCCGAACAGGGCTCACTCGGACAGGCCAAGGGCTTCCAGCTCGCGCTCGACAACTACGCACAGCACTGCGTGTCGCAGGAGGAGGACTGCCCGGTCGGAGACACCGCGCAGGACGTGAAGAACCGCATCGCCAAGCTGCTCAAGGACCTGGACCGCAAGCCGATCCCCGGCATCTTCCCCCGCGAGCTGACCCAGACCGCCGCCACGAGCGGCATCGCCCAGGCGCTGTACTCGCAGGACCTCTGGGAGTACCTCACCGAGGGGCTTGAACAGGCGTACGACGGGAGCGGGGAGATCCTGATGCTGCTGTCGGACTCGTTGAACGGCCGCAACCAGAACGGCGAGTACAGCAACCTCACCGCGGCCAACGTCTCCATCAACTGCGCCGACGACAAGCCGAGGTACACCTCCGACTATGTGCAACGGAAGCTGCCCGAGTTCCGGGCCGCCTCGCCGGTGTTCGGCGACTTCCTGGCCTGGAGCATGATCAGCTGCACCGACTGGGCGGTGCCCGGCGCGGCCGACCATCCGGACGTGAGCGCACCCGGTTCGGCGCCGATCCTCGTCGTCGGCAACACCGGCGACCCGGCCACGCCGTACGAAGGAGCGCGCAGGATGGTCCAGGCTCTGGGCAAGGGGGTCGGCGTGGAGCTGACGTACAAGGGCCAAGGACATGGCGCGTACGACAGCAAGAACAAGTGCGTGCAGACGGCGGTGGACGGCTATCTCCTGGACGGGAAGGTGCCGGCGGCCGGTACGGTCTGCTCCTGA